The nucleotide window CCCGAGGGTTTGAGTTCCGTCCGTATCGCGGGTGGTGGTCTGCAAGGCCTGCGCATGGAGCTCGACCTGAGGCGTGAGAAGTTTCTCTGGCTCGGCACCTACGAGCCCTGGATCCAGGAGGCGATGAGCAGGTACGTGCGTCCGGGAGATTGGGCGTGGGATGTGGGGGGGTTCATTGGTTATCACTCACTCTTTCTGTGGCGGCTCGGGGCCAACGTCGTCGCCCTTGAGCCCGATCCCATCAACTTTGACCGACTCCTGACGAATCTCAGAGCCAACGGCGCGCATGACGTCAGGGCGCTCAGGCTGGCTGCCGGACGGACTGAGGGTCGTGCCCGTTTCCGGCGCTTGGCGGAGCATCCGAGTCAGACGCGCCTGGAGGATGATGGCGACGGCGAGTGTTCTGTTGTGCCGTTGGACAACTTGCTCGCGAACTGTCCAGCTCCTCGGCTGGTGAAGGTCGACGTGGAAGGATCCGAGCTCGACGTACTGGCAGGTGCCTCCATCCTCCTGCGGGAGTGTCGGCCCGTGTGGATCGTGGAAACCCACGGAACGGCAGAGATAGTAGCTGCCTGCTTCAGGCTTGAGCGATACGAGGTGAGACCGGTGGGAAAGGGTGCGGAGGTAGACACGCAGTTGCCCGTGGGGGGGCCTGCCCATCTCCTGGCGGTGCCGCGGGCATGATCATCCTGGGTCTGAACGCCTG belongs to Armatimonadota bacterium and includes:
- a CDS encoding FkbM family methyltransferase; amino-acid sequence: MIVRGVDIVRRVLPDRWALSVYSRPHLAGFLRRALNRFVPEGLSSVRIAGGGLQGLRMELDLRREKFLWLGTYEPWIQEAMSRYVRPGDWAWDVGGFIGYHSLFLWRLGANVVALEPDPINFDRLLTNLRANGAHDVRALRLAAGRTEGRARFRRLAEHPSQTRLEDDGDGECSVVPLDNLLANCPAPRLVKVDVEGSELDVLAGASILLRECRPVWIVETHGTAEIVAACFRLERYEVRPVGKGAEVDTQLPVGGPAHLLAVPRA